One Elephas maximus indicus isolate mEleMax1 chromosome X, mEleMax1 primary haplotype, whole genome shotgun sequence DNA segment encodes these proteins:
- the SLC25A5 gene encoding ADP/ATP translocase 2 has protein sequence MTDAAVSFAKDFLAGGVAAAISKTAVAPIERVKLLLQVQHASKQITADKQYKGIIDCVVRIPKEQGVLSFWRGNLVNVIRYFPTQALNFAFKDKYKEIFLGGVDKRTQFWRYFAGNLASGGAAGATSLCFVYPLDFARTRLAADVGKAGAEREFKGLGDCLAKIYKSDGIKGLYQGFNVSVQGIIIYRATYFGVYDTAKGMLPDPRNTHIIISWMIAQTVTSVAGLTSYPFDTVRRRMMMQSGRKGTDIMYTGTLDCWRKIARDEGGKAFFKGAWSNVLRGMGGAFVLVLYDEIKKFT, from the exons ATGACAGATGCCGCTGTGTCCTTCGCGAAGGACTTCCTGGCAGGTGGAGTGGCTGCGGCCATCTCCAAGACCGCGGTAGCGCCCATCGAACGGGTCAAGCTCCTGCTGCAG GTGCAGCATGCCAGCAAGCAAATCACTGCAGATAAGCAGTACAAGGGCATTATCGACTGTGTGGTCCGTATCCCCAAGGAGCAGGGAGTCCTGTCCTTCTGGCGTGGTAACCTGGTCAATGTCATCCGATACTTCCCCACCCAGGCTCTCAACTTTGCCTTCAAAGATAAATATAAGGAGATCTTCCTGGGTGGTGTGGACAAGCGGACCCAGTTTTGGCGCTACTTTGCAGGGAATCTGGCATCAGGTGGTGCTGCTGGGGCCACATCCTTGTGCTTTGTATACCCTCTTGATTTTGCTCGTACCCGTCTAGCAGCTGACGTGGGTAAAGCTGGTGCCGAAAGGGAATTCAAAGGCCTCGGTGACTGCCTGGCTAAGATCTACAAATCTGATGGGATTAAGGGCCTGTACCAAGGATTTAATGTGTCTGTGCAGGGTATTATCATCTACCGAGCTACCTACTTCGGTGTCTATGACACTGCAAAGG GAATGCTTCCAGATCCCAGGAATACTCACATCATCATCAGCTGGATGATAGCTCAGACCGTCACGTCCGTGGCTGGGTTGACTTCCTACCCATTTGACACTGTTCGTCGCCGCATGATGATGCAGTCAGGGCGCAAAGGAA CTGATATCATGTACACAGGCACACTTGACTGCTGGAGGAAGATTGCTCGTGATGAAGGCGGCAAAGCTTTTTTCAAGGGCGCATGGTCCAATGTGCTCAGAGGCATGGGTGGTGCTTTTGTGCTTGTCTTGTATGATGAAATCAAGAAGTTCACATAA